DNA sequence from the Calditrichota bacterium genome:
TGTCTCTTATGTGGTCCGCAGGATTTAAAACATATAAAGACGCAATTATGTGTGAGCGTCAAATTAAAGGTTGGTCGCGGGCAAAGAAGGAAGCTTTGATCAATGGCGATATAGATCTATTATGTGAATTATCTGTTTGCAGGAATGAGTCACATTATAAAAACAAAAAATAGATGGTTCGTCTCCGCTCACCATGAAGAACAGTTTTAAATCAAGGCTAGTAATTGCAACTTCATCCTGAGCGAAGACGAAGGATAACCTCAATAAAAAATCAGGACAATTATGACATCTGAACAGTGGCAATTAATAAAAACCCTTTTTCAGGAAATGTTGGACCTTCCGGAAACGGAACGGGAATCGTATTTATCAAAAAATTGTGATGATAATGACGTTCGCGAAAAAGTTTCTCAAATGTTATCGGCGCATTCTGAGTCAGAGGATTTTTTAGAAACGCATAGTCTTGAAGTGAACATGTTTTCTGAATCTGATGAAAGTGCAGCACGATATATTGGCAGGCAAATTGGTCTTTATAAAATCGAAAAACATATCGGTGAAGGGGGCATGGGAAATGTTTTCCTTGCCGAACGTGATGATGATTTTCATAAAAAGGTTGCCCTTAAAATAATTAAACGCGGGATGGACACAGATGCTTTGTTAAAACGGTTCCGGCAGGAAAGGCAAATCCTTGCAAATTTGGTCCATCCAAATATTGCACGTTTACTGGATGGTGGAAGTACTGAAGATGGATTGCCTTATCTGGTTATGGAGTATATTGAGGGAATGCCAATTACGGATTATTGCGACAAGGAACATTTTACAATTAACCAACGCCTGAAAATATTTCGAAAAATATGCCAGGCGATTAACTATGCACACCAAAATCTGGTTGTTCACCGCGATATTAAACCAAACAATATTATTGTTACAAGCGAAGGTGTACCCAAGCTGTTAGATTTTGGAATTGCAAAACTGCTTGATCCTGACACAGGCGAATCACACGAGTTAACAATTGAGGGTTCGCGTATATCAACACCGGAATATGCCAGCCCGGAGCAGATTCAGGGAAAACCAATCAGTACTGCTTCAGATGTCTATTCACTCGGCATTTTACTGTATAACTTATTAACAGGTTATCGCCCATATCATTTTCTTGATCGCTCTCCAGCTGCAATTGAGAAGGTAGTTGTAGAGACAATACCTGCTAAACCCAGCTCTGTTTTAAAACAACCATCCATTAATAATCCAACAAAAAATAAAACTGAAAATGTAAACCCCGATGAGCAAAGTAGGTTACGTAAAACTTCTGTAGAAAAGCTTATTAAGCAATTAAATGGTGACCTGGATAATATTATTTTAAAGTCAATTCAGAAAGAACCGCAACGCCGCTACTTGTCCATTGAACAATTTTCTGAAGATATTGGAAGATACCAAAATGAACTCCCTGTTTCTGCGCGTAAAGATTCTACCAGTTACCGGGTTGGAAAATTTATTAGACGTCACCGTGTTAGCTTTGCGGCAGTAATAATTATTTTTTTAAGTTTGCTCTCCGGGATAGTTGGAATTTCCTGGCAGGCTCAAATAGCCAAAGAGGAAGAAGTAAAGGCACGGCAGACATTAAAATTTGTCGAAAAAACACTTGCTGCTGCAAATCCGTTAGAATCGGGTAAAGAGTTAACTGTGGAACAACTTTTAGATGAAGCAACAAAACGTATTCCAAATGAATTAAATGAACAACCGCAAATTGAATCAGAAATACGATCCATAGTTGGGGAAGCATATCAAAGCCTTGGACACTACGGAAAAGCCAGGACGCATTTTAAAAAAAATCTTGTGTTATTAGAAAGTTTTTATGGAAGCAAAAACTCGGCAGTTGCAAATGGTTATCGTGAACTTGCTGTTGTTGAGCATTACTCCGGAAATTATTCCAGAGCGGATAGTTTATATAGAAAAGCAATTAAATTATACCGGGAGATTGGTGAGGTTACGAGTGGAGACTATGCCATTGCTTTAAATGATTTTGGAACAATGGAACTGGATGAAGCGCGTTACGACAGTGCAATTATTGTGTTCGAGGAAAGCTTAAAACTAATGCATAGTTTCTTTGGAGAGAATCACTATCAGGTAGGCAGTGTGTATAATAACCTGGCATATGCTTATGATGATTTAGGCGATTATGACAAAGCAGACAGTATATATGCAAAGGCTCTTTCTGTTTTTAGGCATAATTATGGGGATGAACATCCGGAGATTGCAAACACATTAAATAACTATGCTTTTGTGAAACTAAATGTTGGCGATACACTGGCTTCATTGCAACTTCATGAGCAGGCCCTGGCCATGTGGCGTAAACTTGTTGGCGATGATAACCCTGAAGTCGCAACAACCCAGCACAATATTGCCGCTGTAACTTTTTATCAAAAGAATTATGCACTTGCAGAAAAAAAAGAACGAGAAGTAGTCAAGATTTTTCAAAAGATTTATGATGCAGGCCACCCATACCTTGGCAGCGCTTATTTTATGATGGGCAGGATATTAAATGCGCGGGAAAAATTTATTGAATCTGAAGAGTTCCTCAGAAATTCTTTAAAAATACGCCAAGCTAAATTGGGGGCAAATCATCCGGCAATTGCCAGTGCTTATTTTGAGTTGGGTAAAAGTTTGTTTGGTCAGAATGATTTAGGAAAAGCAAAGGAAATGCTTAAGAGTGCCGAACAAATTTACTCAGTCAATGGTGAAGCAGAAAAAGATGCTCTAAAGAAAACACGTGTATTGCTTGAGAAGTTAAATATATAAATACATATTTTAATTTCCCGGATTTATATGCTGAATTTATAACATTCATAAAGATTGGTAGAAATGAGATGTCTTCAATAAAAATAGATTTACCTCAAAATTATATTTTCGAAACTGAAATTCCTATTCGTATTACTGATATGAATTATGGAGGACATCTTGGCAATGATGTCTATCTTACAATAATCCACGAAGCAAGGGCACAGTTTTTAAAATCTCACGGTTATACTGAAATTGATATTGAAGGTGTTGGGGCTGTAGTTAATAATGCCGCCTTGGTTTATAAGGCGCAGGTTTTTTATGGAGATTTATTGACGATAAAGATTTCACTGGAAAATCCAGGACGAATGAGCTGTGATTTTAAATATCTGTTGGAAAATACAAAAACTGGCAAGGAAGTATGTCGCGCCCAAACAGGCTTTGTTTTTTTTAATTATGAAACCGGTAATATTGTTGAGATGCCTCAAAAATTCAGATCATTTTTTGAAAAATAAATTACCCAAAATTTAATTCATTAAATTAGTCTAGTCATACGTTCAAGAAATTGATGTACTTCAGATACTGAAAAATTGCGGCTCAATCTTTTACTTTCCTTACCCTCTACAAATATAAGAATCGATGGGACAGCAAATATAGAATACTGTCCTGCCAGTTCCGGTTGCTTGGTTGTATCAATATATTTAAAAACCACTTCGTTATAATTTTCTATCAATTTTTCAATTTTAGGTCTTAGAACTTTACAAACAGAGCATTGTGGAGTAGAAAAATAACTTATTACAATTGGATGGTTCTTTAAGAATTCGTCAAATTGATCTAACTGCATTTATATCTCACCAAATATTGTTTTAGTTTTTTTGATGTACAAAATATTTGATTGGTACATTTTTAAGCATCTACTCATATTCTTTTAATTTTTTTAACTATTCGTCCGTAAATATATAAACCTTTCAAGTGATTCTACCGAAAAACTTTAATAATTAAAGAAAAAATATTGCTTTGCTTAAATAAATTTATTATATACCGCACTCGTGTTTAACGATTAAAAAGAATGGAGCTAAAAATAGACAAAACAGATTTTCAAATTCTAAACATGTTACAACAGAAAGGACGCATGAAAAGAAGCGTTATAGCTGAACATGTAGGGCTAACTATTCCGGCTGTAAGTGAACGAATGCGCAAAATGGAAGAATCGGGTGTAATAAGAAATTATGCCTGTATTGCCGATGCCCGCAAACTTAACCTGGATATGATGGCTTTTGTATTTATCGCGACAGAATCATCAAAAAGCTACCAGATAATTATCGACCAGTCAGAAAAAGAACCGGAAATTCAGGAGTGCCACGCAATTACCGGTGGTGGATCACATCTTTTAAAGATTAGAACAGTCAATACAGAAAGTCTTGAAAAATTATTAGCGAGGATTCAATCGTGGAAAGGCGTTGTAAATACGACAACAGATATTGTGCTTTCCAGCCCAAAAGAAACTACAGCTTTATCGCTGGAACATTTAAAAACTAAAATTGAAAATAAAAAATAATAGAGGAAGGATTAGAAATGCCGGTTACTAATAATGATTTAAAACGTGATAACCTCATGGATTATTTTGGTATAAATACTTTTAATGATACGCTTATGCGCGAAAAATTGCCAAAAGAGACATATAAAAGTTTGCAAAATACAATCAAAAATGGTGCTAAGCTTGATAAGGAAGTAGCAGATACAGTAGCGCATGCCATGAAAGAATGGGCGCTGGAAAATGGAATCACCCATTTTACACATTGGTTTCAGCCGATGACCGGATTGACTGCTGAAAAACATGATGCATTTCTGGATATAAATGGTGATGGTGAGCCGATTCAGCGTTTTAGCGGAAATATGCTTATCCAGGGTGAGCCTGATGCCTCCAGCTTTCCAAGTGGTGGAATGCGTACAACATTCGAAGCTCGCGGTTACACTATGTGGGATCCATCAAGCCCGGCGTTTATTATGGAAGGACCCGGTGGTGGTATTTTATGTATCCCTTCAGTTTTTATTTCTTACAATGGTGAGGCACTGGATAAGAAAACACCTTTGTTGCGATCGATGAGCGTGCTGGATAAAGCAGCCTGTGACACACTAAAAATATTCGGCAGAGAAGTTACCAAAGTAACTACAACACTTGGCCCGGAACAGGAATACTTTTTGGTGGATAGTGATTATTACGACAGCCGTCCGGATTTGATCCTGGCAGGACGCACATTAATTGGCGCACAGCCACCAAAAGGCCAGGAAATGGAAGATCATTATTTTGGAAGTATAAAAGAACGTGTTTTGGAATTTATGCAGCTCGCCGAAAAAGAACTTTATAAATTGGGAATCCCGGCTAAAACACGTCATAACGAAGTGGCGCCACACCAGTTTGAGTTAGCGCCAATCTTTTCGGAAGCGAATATTTCTGCAGACAGAAACCAGCAGGTAATGGAGATATTAAAAAAGGTTGCTACACGATTGGATCTGGCTTTACTTCTTCATGAAAAACCCTTTGCCGGTGTAAATGGCAGTGGCAAACATCTTAACTGGTCTATGACAGACAGCGATGGACATAACCTTTTGGATCCTGGCCATACACCAAGTGAAAATGTACAGTTCCTTGTTTTTCTTGTTGCAATTTTAGATGCGGTTTATAGCTATTCAGATATTTTGCGTGCCACAATTGCTTCCACAGGAAATGATCATCGCCTTGGGGCAAACGAAGCACCACCGGCAATTATGTCTGTATTTCTTGGGTCTACCCTAAGTAATATTCTTGATAGTATCGAGAAGGGTGATGAACATGTTAGCAGAGAAAAAATTATTGATATGGGAATTTCAAACCTTCCAAGAATTCTGCAGGATAACACAGATCGTAACAGGACTTCACCTTTCGCTTTTACCGGGAATAAATTCGAGTTTCGGGCACTGGGCAGTACAGCCAGTATTTCCATGCCTGCCACTGTTTTAAATGCGGCTGTTGCAGAATCGCTCAACTCAATTATTGAAGAAATCAATTCTGAAAAAAAGGCAGGAAAAGATACAACAGATGCTTGTTTTGCAGCATTAAAAAAATATATTGCCAAAACGAAAGCTATCCGTTATGAAGGAAATAATTACTCGGATGAATGGGTAGTTGAAGCTGAAAAACGCGGCTTGCCAAATCTCAAAGATACACCTGCTTCACTTGAGGCATACCGTTTTGATAAAAATATAAAAATGCTTACCAGCATGGGGATTTTGTCCGAGGCAGAAATCGAATCCCGCTACAACACAAAACTTGAACGGTATTGCAACATCATAGCCATTGAGTACGAAACTTTAAAAACAATAGTCTCAACCATGGTTACACCTTCGGCTTTAGCTTATCAAAATAATGTGATCAGCGCAGTAAAAGGATTAAATGAGGTTAGTAGTTTACTGGGTGATGCTTCCGTGATTGATGAGCAAGCAAAATTATTAACAGAAGTAGCAGGCCAGGTAGCAGGGTTGTCAAAGACATCAGCTTTATTAAATGAGTTGACAGAAAAAGCTGAGGCACTTGATTCGGAAAAAGAGAAAGCGGCTTTTATTGCCGGGAAAGTCATTCCTGCAATGGATGCAGTTCGTGCACATAGTGATGCCTTAGAGGAGCTTGTACCGGATGATTTATGGCCCTTGCCAAAATATCGTGAAATGCTTTTTATAATGTAGGTTGCGATGCTGCTTTATTAATTATCATAATTAAAAACCTTCCGGGAATAAAAATTCTGGGAGGTTTTTTTATTGTAATGAATTTAGCAATTCTTCCAACTCCAAATGCTTTTGCTCCCACTCAATTTCAAGTGCAGGAATTTCAATATCGATTTGACCGTATTCCTTGTTCAGTTCTTTGCCTTTAACCGGATCATTATAGGTGTCAGGATCGGCCAGTTGATTTTCCAATTCACCTTTTCGCGATGTTAACAGATCGAGTTTATTTTCAATCTCATCAATCCGTTTTTGTAAAACATTTCGCTGTTTGCTAACAAGCTTACGTGCTTCAGCTTCTTCTCTTTTTTGCTCCTTGGATTTTCTTGAGCTGTTTGAACCTTTTATTTCAGTAACATTGGCAGGCTCAACTTTTTTATTTGAAGGAACCTGATTTTCAATTTCTTCCGGGTGATATTGTTTTCGTTTGTTCAGATAATATGAATAATTCCCCGGATAATCATACAATTTACTTTCTTTAATTTCTACTACACGCTTAACCAGGCGATCCAGAAAATAACGGTCGTGTGAGATAACCAAAAGAGTTCCGTCATAATCGCGCAGAGCATGTTCAAGTGCATCTTTGGAGGCCATATCCAGGTGATTTGTCGGCTCATCCATAATTAAAAAGTTGCATGGCGAAAGCAATATTTTGGCTAATGAAACACGTGCTTTTTCTCCTCCGGAAAGAACGCCTGTTTTTTTATTTACATCATCGCCGGTAAAACGGAAAATGCCAAGAATGTCGCGCAGTTTTGGTCTGAATGAAGGCGCTGCAGTTTCTTCCACTTCTTCATAAATGGTTTTGTTCAAATCTAATGCATCTACCTGATGCTGCGCATAGTAGCCTATGTTTACCCGCTCACCAACATGAAGCTGACCTTGTTGAGGAATCAATTCTTTGTGGATCAACCGGGTTAGTGTTGTTTTGCCCTGGCCATTATCGCCAACCAGAGCCAACTTTTCACCACGCACAATATTTAAATCGAAATCTTTAAAAACCTGGTTTTCGCCATAACTAAAAGCCAGATCAGAAATACTCAATACTTCTTTAAAGCTTTTTACATCGGCCTGGATTTGGAATGAAAATCTGGAAGTCTGTTCCGGTGGTTCGATGATTTCCATTTTTTCCAGCATTTTTACACGGCTTTGAACAGCAGCAGCTTTTGTGTTTTTATAGCGAAAACGATCAATAAACTTTTGGATTCGAGCCCGTTCTTCCTGTTGGGCTTGCCATGCTTTTATAAGCTGCTCAGTCATCAGCTCTTTTTTTTCTTCATAAAAATGATAATTGCCGGAATAGCTTGTAATCTTGCCTTTATCCATTTCGGCAATTTCATTTACCAGCCTGTCAAGAAAAAAACGATCATGCGAAATAATTATTATTGTTCCGGAAAATGTTTGCAGATAATCTTCAAGCCATTCCAGAGAACTTAAATCGAGATGGTTTGTCGGCTCATCCATTAAAAGCAGGTCAGGTGCCTGAAGCAGCAAACGACATAAATGAACACGCATTCGCCAGCCGCCGCTAAATTCGCTGATTATCCTGTCAAAATCACCATCTTTAAATCCTAAACCGCTTAATATTTTTTTTGCTTCCGATTCAATCTGGTATCCACCGAGCAGGGAAAAGCGATCTTCCAACAGGCCCAGTTTTTTTAACAAAGCCGGATTCCCATCATCGGCATCAAGCTGTTTATGGGTGTTTTTAAGTTCGTGTTCAATTTGAATCAGTTCCGGATTTCCGGTCATCACAATATCAAGAATGGATTTTTCTTCAAAGATTATTTCTTCCTGTGGCAGATAGCCAATGGAATAATTTTTGGGTATAGAAATTGATCCGCCGGTTGGCTCGTATTCATTGGTCAGGATTCTTAAAAAGGTTGTCTTACCGGCACCATTTGGCCCAATTAGTCCTATTCGCCTGTTTGGTTTAATCGTCCATGTGATATTTCTTAGCAGATTTAAATCGCCAATGGAAAATGAAAGATTGTTTATTTGCAGCATATTTTTCGTGAAATTATAATGGGGCTAAAATGTAAGCAGTACTCAATTTGGATGAAAGTTAAAACAAAATAAAATTTATTTGAAATTATTGTCGTTTGGCGTTAATATCAAATATGATTAAATCGTTTAGAGATAAAGAGACCGAATTGATCTGGAATCAAAAAGTTTCAAAAAAGTATGCATTAAATCTACAAAAAATAGCCTTAAGAAAACTATTCATTATTCATGCGGCAAAAAATTTAAATGATTTAAAGATTCCACCAGCAAACTGTTTGGAAAAACTTAAAGGAAGCCGAAAAGGCCAATATAGCATTCGAATAAACAATCAATGGCGCATTTGTTTTATATGGAAAGAGTCCGATGCATATCAAGTAGAAATAGTAGATTATCATTAAGGAAATGAAATGAGCAAATTACCAAACATCCATCCCGGAGAAATATTGCGTGAAGAATTTTTACGGGAACTTG
Encoded proteins:
- a CDS encoding GIY-YIG nuclease family protein, translating into MSNLYKAWVYILKCSDNSYYTGKSQNIDVRIEQHNQGTYKGYTFNRRPVSLMWSAGFKTYKDAIMCERQIKGWSRAKKEALINGDIDLLCELSVCRNESHYKNKK
- a CDS encoding serine/threonine protein kinase, translated to MTSEQWQLIKTLFQEMLDLPETERESYLSKNCDDNDVREKVSQMLSAHSESEDFLETHSLEVNMFSESDESAARYIGRQIGLYKIEKHIGEGGMGNVFLAERDDDFHKKVALKIIKRGMDTDALLKRFRQERQILANLVHPNIARLLDGGSTEDGLPYLVMEYIEGMPITDYCDKEHFTINQRLKIFRKICQAINYAHQNLVVHRDIKPNNIIVTSEGVPKLLDFGIAKLLDPDTGESHELTIEGSRISTPEYASPEQIQGKPISTASDVYSLGILLYNLLTGYRPYHFLDRSPAAIEKVVVETIPAKPSSVLKQPSINNPTKNKTENVNPDEQSRLRKTSVEKLIKQLNGDLDNIILKSIQKEPQRRYLSIEQFSEDIGRYQNELPVSARKDSTSYRVGKFIRRHRVSFAAVIIIFLSLLSGIVGISWQAQIAKEEEVKARQTLKFVEKTLAAANPLESGKELTVEQLLDEATKRIPNELNEQPQIESEIRSIVGEAYQSLGHYGKARTHFKKNLVLLESFYGSKNSAVANGYRELAVVEHYSGNYSRADSLYRKAIKLYREIGEVTSGDYAIALNDFGTMELDEARYDSAIIVFEESLKLMHSFFGENHYQVGSVYNNLAYAYDDLGDYDKADSIYAKALSVFRHNYGDEHPEIANTLNNYAFVKLNVGDTLASLQLHEQALAMWRKLVGDDNPEVATTQHNIAAVTFYQKNYALAEKKEREVVKIFQKIYDAGHPYLGSAYFMMGRILNAREKFIESEEFLRNSLKIRQAKLGANHPAIASAYFELGKSLFGQNDLGKAKEMLKSAEQIYSVNGEAEKDALKKTRVLLEKLNI
- a CDS encoding acyl-CoA thioesterase: MSSIKIDLPQNYIFETEIPIRITDMNYGGHLGNDVYLTIIHEARAQFLKSHGYTEIDIEGVGAVVNNAALVYKAQVFYGDLLTIKISLENPGRMSCDFKYLLENTKTGKEVCRAQTGFVFFNYETGNIVEMPQKFRSFFEK
- a CDS encoding thioredoxin family protein is translated as MQLDQFDEFLKNHPIVISYFSTPQCSVCKVLRPKIEKLIENYNEVVFKYIDTTKQPELAGQYSIFAVPSILIFVEGKESKRLSRNFSVSEVHQFLERMTRLI
- a CDS encoding Lrp/AsnC family transcriptional regulator, whose protein sequence is MELKIDKTDFQILNMLQQKGRMKRSVIAEHVGLTIPAVSERMRKMEESGVIRNYACIADARKLNLDMMAFVFIATESSKSYQIIIDQSEKEPEIQECHAITGGGSHLLKIRTVNTESLEKLLARIQSWKGVVNTTTDIVLSSPKETTALSLEHLKTKIENKK
- a CDS encoding glutamine synthetase type III; protein product: MPVTNNDLKRDNLMDYFGINTFNDTLMREKLPKETYKSLQNTIKNGAKLDKEVADTVAHAMKEWALENGITHFTHWFQPMTGLTAEKHDAFLDINGDGEPIQRFSGNMLIQGEPDASSFPSGGMRTTFEARGYTMWDPSSPAFIMEGPGGGILCIPSVFISYNGEALDKKTPLLRSMSVLDKAACDTLKIFGREVTKVTTTLGPEQEYFLVDSDYYDSRPDLILAGRTLIGAQPPKGQEMEDHYFGSIKERVLEFMQLAEKELYKLGIPAKTRHNEVAPHQFELAPIFSEANISADRNQQVMEILKKVATRLDLALLLHEKPFAGVNGSGKHLNWSMTDSDGHNLLDPGHTPSENVQFLVFLVAILDAVYSYSDILRATIASTGNDHRLGANEAPPAIMSVFLGSTLSNILDSIEKGDEHVSREKIIDMGISNLPRILQDNTDRNRTSPFAFTGNKFEFRALGSTASISMPATVLNAAVAESLNSIIEEINSEKKAGKDTTDACFAALKKYIAKTKAIRYEGNNYSDEWVVEAEKRGLPNLKDTPASLEAYRFDKNIKMLTSMGILSEAEIESRYNTKLERYCNIIAIEYETLKTIVSTMVTPSALAYQNNVISAVKGLNEVSSLLGDASVIDEQAKLLTEVAGQVAGLSKTSALLNELTEKAEALDSEKEKAAFIAGKVIPAMDAVRAHSDALEELVPDDLWPLPKYREMLFIM
- a CDS encoding ABC-F family ATP-binding cassette domain-containing protein, yielding MLQINNLSFSIGDLNLLRNITWTIKPNRRIGLIGPNGAGKTTFLRILTNEYEPTGGSISIPKNYSIGYLPQEEIIFEEKSILDIVMTGNPELIQIEHELKNTHKQLDADDGNPALLKKLGLLEDRFSLLGGYQIESEAKKILSGLGFKDGDFDRIISEFSGGWRMRVHLCRLLLQAPDLLLMDEPTNHLDLSSLEWLEDYLQTFSGTIIIISHDRFFLDRLVNEIAEMDKGKITSYSGNYHFYEEKKELMTEQLIKAWQAQQEERARIQKFIDRFRYKNTKAAAVQSRVKMLEKMEIIEPPEQTSRFSFQIQADVKSFKEVLSISDLAFSYGENQVFKDFDLNIVRGEKLALVGDNGQGKTTLTRLIHKELIPQQGQLHVGERVNIGYYAQHQVDALDLNKTIYEEVEETAAPSFRPKLRDILGIFRFTGDDVNKKTGVLSGGEKARVSLAKILLSPCNFLIMDEPTNHLDMASKDALEHALRDYDGTLLVISHDRYFLDRLVKRVVEIKESKLYDYPGNYSYYLNKRKQYHPEEIENQVPSNKKVEPANVTEIKGSNSSRKSKEQKREEAEARKLVSKQRNVLQKRIDEIENKLDLLTSRKGELENQLADPDTYNDPVKGKELNKEYGQIDIEIPALEIEWEQKHLELEELLNSLQ
- a CDS encoding type II toxin-antitoxin system RelE/ParE family toxin, which produces MIKSFRDKETELIWNQKVSKKYALNLQKIALRKLFIIHAAKNLNDLKIPPANCLEKLKGSRKGQYSIRINNQWRICFIWKESDAYQVEIVDYH